A window of Salmo trutta chromosome 31, fSalTru1.1, whole genome shotgun sequence contains these coding sequences:
- the LOC115170230 gene encoding ubiquitin carboxyl-terminal hydrolase 33-like, whose translation MPVCSSTDCPHLQCVGEITKEELIHKSHGQCQDCKVGGPNLWACLENGCVYVGCGESHTDHSTIHSQETGHNLTVNLTTLRVWCYACGKEVFLERNLGPHCPVPSTKTLTSPLTNNTQEGSRVLGRSTSLRLPPTGGCEDLGMETEEEEELRPRGSSIIRRASC comes from the exons ATGCCTGTGTGTTCTAGCACTGACTGTCCCCATCTACAGTGTGTAGGCGAGATCACCAAGGAAGAACTCATCCACAAATCACAT GGCCAGTGCCAAGACTGCAAAGTTGGAGGACCAAATCTTTGGGCGTGTCTGGAG AatggctgtgtgtatgtgggcTGTGGAGAATCTCACACTGACCACAGCACCATCCACTCACAG GAGACAGGCCACAACCTGACGGTGAACCTGACCACTCTGAGGGTGTGGTGTTATGCCTGTGGGAAAGAGGTGTTCCTGGAGCGTAACCTGGGCCCTCACTGCCCTGTCCCCAGCACCAAGACCCTCACATCACCTCTCACCAACAACACACAG GAGGGTAGCAGGGTGCTGGGCCGCTCCACCTCTCTGAGACTGCCCCCTACTGGTGGCTGTGAAGACCTGGGcatggagacagaggaggaggaggagctccgCCCCAGAGGTAGTAGCATTATCCGTAGAGCATCATGTTAG